One Actinoplanes missouriensis 431 DNA segment encodes these proteins:
- a CDS encoding XdhC family protein — MRDIVDGLLAWRASGTEFALATVVNTWRSAPRRPGAAMAVNASGEVIGSVSGGCVEGAVYAAAQEVLQTGKAQTQVYGVSDGDALEAGLTCGGTIEVMIQPAAALTAIDEVLDAVAAGRPVATVTVPDAQLVVWPAGPAEGTLGDAELDRQAAQQAAGLLAHGRSAIVQACEREVFVQSYAAPARMIVFGAIDFAAAVARIGKFLGYQVTVCDARGVFATPARFPEADEIVVEWPHRYLESTEVDERTVLCVLTHDPKFDIPLLQVALHTPARYIGAMGSRRTCEDRLARLREAGVSEAALSRLRAPIGLDLGARTPEETAVAIAAEIVALSWGGSGAPLTDLTAPIHGA, encoded by the coding sequence ATGCGGGACATCGTCGACGGGCTGCTCGCGTGGCGCGCCTCGGGCACCGAGTTCGCCCTGGCCACGGTCGTCAACACGTGGCGATCGGCACCTCGCCGACCGGGTGCCGCGATGGCCGTCAACGCGTCCGGCGAGGTCATCGGCAGCGTCTCCGGCGGCTGCGTCGAGGGCGCGGTCTACGCCGCCGCGCAGGAGGTCCTGCAAACCGGAAAAGCACAGACCCAGGTGTACGGGGTGAGCGACGGCGACGCCCTGGAAGCAGGACTGACCTGTGGCGGCACGATCGAGGTGATGATCCAGCCGGCCGCGGCGCTCACCGCGATCGACGAGGTGCTGGACGCCGTCGCCGCGGGCCGCCCGGTCGCCACCGTGACCGTCCCCGACGCGCAGCTGGTCGTCTGGCCGGCCGGGCCGGCAGAGGGGACCCTGGGGGACGCGGAGCTGGACAGGCAGGCCGCTCAGCAGGCGGCTGGCCTCCTCGCGCACGGCCGTTCGGCGATCGTGCAGGCCTGCGAGCGCGAGGTCTTCGTCCAGTCCTACGCGGCCCCGGCCCGCATGATCGTCTTCGGTGCCATCGACTTCGCGGCCGCGGTCGCCCGGATCGGCAAGTTCCTCGGCTACCAGGTCACGGTCTGCGACGCGCGCGGCGTCTTCGCCACCCCGGCCCGCTTCCCCGAGGCCGACGAGATCGTGGTCGAGTGGCCCCACCGGTACCTGGAGTCCACCGAGGTCGACGAGCGCACCGTGCTGTGCGTCCTCACCCACGACCCGAAGTTCGACATCCCGCTGCTGCAGGTCGCCCTGCATACCCCCGCCCGGTACATCGGGGCGATGGGCAGCCGCCGCACCTGCGAGGACCGCCTGGCCCGGCTCCGCGAGGCCGGCGTCTCCGAGGCGGCCCTGTCACGGCTGCGCGCCCCGATCGGCCTGGACCTGGGCGCCCGAACCCCGGAGGAGACAGCGGTGGCTATCGCCGCCGAGATCGTCGCCCTGTCCTGGGGCGGTTCCGGGGCGCCGCTGACCGACCTGACCGCGCCCATCCACGGCGCCTGA
- a CDS encoding metal-sensitive transcriptional regulator encodes MTNPAPTRGYTATKDNLQSRLRRIEGQVRGIERMVEDDRYCIDILTQISAIQAALDKVALGLLDGHARHCMHEGAQEGRADEMASELMAAVGRLMKRG; translated from the coding sequence ATGACCAACCCGGCTCCGACGCGCGGCTACACGGCCACCAAGGACAACCTGCAATCCCGGCTGCGCCGCATCGAAGGCCAGGTCCGAGGCATCGAGCGCATGGTCGAGGACGACCGCTACTGCATCGACATCCTCACCCAGATCTCCGCGATCCAGGCCGCCCTCGACAAGGTCGCGCTCGGCCTCCTCGATGGGCACGCCCGCCACTGCATGCACGAGGGGGCCCAGGAGGGCCGCGCCGACGAGATGGCGTCCGAGTTGATGGCCGCGGTCGGTCGCCTGATGAAGAGAGGCTGA
- a CDS encoding heavy-metal-associated domain-containing protein — protein MQTTTYSVTGMTCDHCANSVSAELGRIAGVTDVRVELASGTVVVTSTEALDRDAVAAAVDEAGYELGVTP, from the coding sequence ATGCAGACCACGACCTACTCCGTGACCGGAATGACCTGCGACCACTGTGCGAACTCGGTCAGCGCCGAGCTCGGCCGGATAGCCGGGGTCACCGATGTCCGGGTCGAACTCGCTTCCGGAACCGTCGTCGTGACGAGCACGGAGGCGCTCGACCGGGACGCCGTCGCCGCCGCGGTGGACGAGGCAGGGTATGAGCTGGGGGTGACGCCGTGA
- a CDS encoding heavy metal translocating P-type ATPase, with protein MNRIELTIGGMTCASCAARIEKKLNRMDGVTATVNYATEKATVTVDGPVTPADLIATVEKTGYTAAEKQQEVDQNSEKADPLATRLWVSAALSVPVILLAMVPAWQFTYWQWASLTLAAPVVVYGGWPFHKAAAVNLRHGAATMDTLISLGTLAAFGWSLWALFFGTAGEPGMTHPFRIAIERSDGAGNIYLEAATGVTTFLLAGRYFESRSKRRAGAALRALLELGAKEVTVLRGGAESRIPVAQLAVGDRFVVRPGEKIATDGVVEDGSSAVDMSMLTGESVPVEVEPGATVAGATVNAGGRLIVRATRVGADTQLAQMARLVEEAQSGKAEVQRLADRISGVFVPIVIGLAAATLGWWFGTGSGWTAAFTAAVAVLIIACPCALGLATPTALLVGTGRGAQLGILIKGPEVLESTRRADTIVLDKTGTVTTGRMTLAAVLPAAGQDRDELLHLAASAESASEHPIAAAIASGCGDHLPVSGFTSFEGLGVRASVAGRELVAGRVALLRREGLTIPAEVEDAVAAEEAAGRTAIVAGWDGAARGVLSVADAVKPTSRDAIARLRALGLRPILLTGDNETVARAVAAEVGIDEVIAGVLPADKVETVKRLQSEGRVVAMAGDGVNDAAALAQADLGLAMGTGTDVAIEASDLTLVRGDLSAAVDAIRLSRRTLRIIKGNLFWAFAYNVAALPLAAAGLLNPMIAGAAMAFSSVFVVANSLRLRRFAAAT; from the coding sequence ATGAACCGGATAGAGCTCACCATCGGCGGGATGACCTGCGCGTCCTGCGCGGCCCGCATCGAGAAGAAGCTGAATCGGATGGACGGCGTGACCGCCACGGTCAACTACGCCACCGAGAAGGCCACGGTGACCGTCGACGGCCCGGTCACCCCGGCCGACCTGATCGCGACCGTGGAGAAGACCGGCTACACCGCCGCCGAGAAGCAGCAGGAAGTCGATCAAAACTCGGAAAAGGCGGACCCGCTGGCCACCCGCCTCTGGGTCTCCGCCGCCCTCAGCGTCCCGGTCATCCTCCTCGCCATGGTCCCGGCCTGGCAGTTCACCTACTGGCAATGGGCCTCGCTGACCCTCGCCGCCCCGGTGGTCGTCTACGGCGGCTGGCCCTTCCACAAGGCTGCCGCCGTCAATCTCCGCCATGGCGCCGCCACCATGGACACGCTGATCTCGCTCGGCACTCTGGCCGCGTTCGGCTGGTCCCTATGGGCCCTGTTCTTCGGCACCGCCGGCGAGCCGGGCATGACGCACCCGTTCCGGATCGCCATCGAGCGCAGTGACGGCGCCGGCAACATCTACCTGGAGGCGGCCACCGGCGTCACCACGTTCCTGCTGGCCGGCCGCTATTTCGAGTCCCGTTCCAAGCGGCGCGCCGGCGCGGCGCTGCGGGCGCTGCTGGAGCTGGGCGCCAAGGAGGTCACGGTCCTGCGCGGCGGCGCGGAGAGCCGGATCCCGGTGGCGCAGCTGGCGGTGGGTGACCGGTTCGTCGTCCGCCCCGGCGAGAAGATCGCCACGGACGGGGTCGTGGAGGACGGCTCCTCGGCCGTCGACATGAGCATGCTGACCGGCGAGAGCGTCCCGGTCGAGGTGGAGCCCGGGGCGACGGTCGCCGGCGCGACGGTGAACGCGGGCGGCCGGCTGATCGTCCGTGCCACCCGGGTCGGCGCCGACACCCAGCTCGCGCAGATGGCCCGTCTGGTCGAGGAGGCGCAGTCCGGCAAGGCGGAGGTGCAGCGGCTCGCCGACCGGATCTCCGGGGTCTTCGTGCCGATCGTGATCGGTCTCGCGGCGGCGACGCTGGGCTGGTGGTTCGGCACCGGGTCCGGCTGGACGGCCGCGTTCACCGCCGCCGTGGCCGTGCTGATCATCGCGTGCCCGTGCGCGCTCGGCCTGGCGACACCGACGGCCCTGCTGGTCGGAACCGGTCGCGGCGCCCAGCTCGGCATCCTGATCAAGGGTCCCGAGGTGCTGGAGTCCACCCGCCGCGCCGACACGATCGTCCTGGACAAGACCGGAACCGTCACCACCGGCCGGATGACGCTCGCCGCGGTGCTCCCCGCCGCCGGCCAGGACCGCGACGAGCTGCTGCACCTCGCGGCCTCTGCCGAGTCCGCGTCGGAACACCCGATCGCTGCCGCGATCGCCTCCGGGTGCGGCGATCACCTTCCGGTGAGTGGTTTCACCAGCTTCGAGGGCCTGGGGGTACGGGCCAGCGTCGCCGGCCGCGAGCTCGTGGCGGGCCGGGTGGCCCTGCTCCGGCGTGAGGGCCTGACGATCCCGGCCGAGGTCGAGGACGCCGTGGCCGCCGAGGAGGCAGCCGGCCGTACCGCGATCGTGGCCGGCTGGGACGGCGCGGCCCGGGGTGTCCTCTCGGTCGCCGACGCGGTGAAGCCCACCAGCCGCGACGCGATCGCCCGCCTGCGCGCGCTGGGCCTGCGCCCGATCCTGCTGACCGGTGACAACGAGACGGTCGCCCGCGCGGTCGCCGCCGAGGTCGGCATCGACGAGGTGATCGCCGGGGTGCTGCCCGCCGACAAGGTGGAGACGGTGAAGCGCCTGCAGTCCGAGGGCCGGGTCGTGGCGATGGCCGGTGACGGGGTGAACGACGCCGCCGCCCTGGCGCAGGCCGACCTGGGCCTGGCGATGGGCACCGGCACCGACGTGGCGATCGAGGCGTCCGACCTCACCCTGGTACGCGGTGACCTGTCCGCCGCCGTCGACGCGATCCGGCTGTCCCGCCGCACCCTGCGGATCATCAAGGGCAACCTGTTCTGGGCGTTCGCCTACAACGTGGCGGCTCTCCCGCTCGCGGCGGCCGGCCTGCTCAACCCGATGATCGCGGGGGCGGCGATGGCGTTCAGTTCGGTGTTCGTGGTGGCGAACAGCCTCCGCCTGAGGCGCTTCGCCGCAGCCACCTGA
- the tuf gene encoding elongation factor Tu yields the protein MAKSQFVRTKPHLNIGTMGHVDHGKTTLTAAITKVLAERDPATNRYVAFEGIDRAPEEAARGITITIAHVEYETATRHYAHVDMPGHADYVKNMITGAAQVDGAILVVSAQDGSMPQTREHVLLAQRVGVPYLVVALNKADAVDDPELLDLVELEVRELLSEYGFPGDEVPVIPVSALRALEGDPRWTRSIVELLDAVDEYIPIPPRELGEPFLMPIENVLSISGRGTVVTGKVERGTLRAGSPVEIVGLGDTVSSVATGLETFGKILESAEAGDNAAILLRGVKREQVQRGQVVAAPGSVLAHRRFQARMYALTAAEGGRHTPFEQHYRPQFYLHTTDVSGGIDLGDRDLVMPGDTLDAVTVTLGKAVALEPGMGFAVREGNRTVAAGTVTAVLD from the coding sequence ATGGCCAAGAGCCAGTTTGTCCGGACCAAGCCGCATCTCAACATCGGGACGATGGGGCACGTCGACCATGGCAAGACGACGCTGACGGCGGCGATCACCAAGGTTCTCGCCGAGCGCGACCCGGCAACCAACCGGTATGTCGCGTTCGAGGGGATCGACCGGGCGCCGGAGGAGGCGGCCCGCGGGATCACCATCACGATCGCGCACGTCGAGTACGAGACCGCGACCCGGCACTACGCGCACGTGGACATGCCCGGCCACGCCGACTACGTGAAGAACATGATCACGGGGGCGGCGCAGGTGGACGGGGCGATCCTCGTCGTGTCGGCGCAGGACGGGTCGATGCCGCAGACGCGGGAGCACGTGCTGCTCGCGCAGCGGGTCGGCGTGCCGTACCTGGTGGTCGCGCTCAACAAGGCGGACGCGGTGGACGACCCGGAGCTGCTCGACCTGGTCGAGCTGGAGGTCCGGGAGCTGCTGTCGGAGTACGGATTCCCCGGTGACGAGGTTCCGGTGATCCCGGTGAGCGCCCTGCGCGCGCTGGAGGGCGACCCGCGGTGGACGAGGTCGATCGTGGAGCTGCTCGACGCCGTGGACGAGTACATCCCGATTCCGCCCCGTGAGCTCGGTGAGCCGTTCCTGATGCCGATCGAGAACGTGCTGTCGATCAGCGGGCGGGGCACCGTCGTCACCGGAAAGGTCGAGCGCGGCACGCTGCGGGCCGGTTCGCCGGTGGAGATCGTGGGCCTCGGTGACACGGTGAGCAGCGTCGCCACCGGGCTGGAGACGTTCGGGAAGATCCTGGAGTCGGCGGAGGCCGGTGACAACGCGGCGATCCTGCTCCGCGGGGTCAAGCGCGAGCAGGTGCAGCGCGGCCAGGTGGTCGCGGCGCCGGGTTCGGTGCTTGCGCACCGCAGGTTCCAGGCCCGGATGTACGCGTTGACGGCCGCCGAGGGTGGCCGGCACACCCCGTTCGAGCAGCACTACCGGCCGCAGTTCTACCTGCACACGACGGACGTGTCGGGTGGGATCGACCTGGGTGACCGTGACCTGGTGATGCCGGGTGACACGCTGGACGCGGTGACGGTCACGCTGGGTAAGGCGGTGGCGCTGGAGCCGGGGATGGGGTTCGCGGTCCGTGAGGGCAACCGCACGGTGGCCGCGGGGACCGTGACGGCCGTGCTGGACTGA
- a CDS encoding PfkB family carbohydrate kinase, with translation MNVVVTGQLARDLVLLVDEMPETGTSADARLRREMLGGKGANQAVALAQLGARPVLVAVRGDDRVGEELIEQARRDGIDVGHVICRPGTETGLIVEALDASGGWRYLQHLPDGVLLTEADVDAAAPTLRSADAVLVQLQQPGPAALAAARHARAGGALVVLDGELPEAERDELLKLADVIRADEHEAESLGDVSVEAPGGTGAETLGGTGGPLLMLGRSDGNLVRWADGEEFIPLTDEKVVDTTGAGDALTAALTVGLLRGMPPVEAGRFAVAAAGATVGHPGGRPDLSRLRRG, from the coding sequence ATGAACGTCGTCGTGACCGGCCAGCTGGCCCGAGACCTGGTCCTGCTCGTGGACGAGATGCCGGAGACCGGCACCTCGGCGGACGCCCGGCTGCGCCGGGAGATGCTCGGCGGCAAGGGCGCCAATCAGGCCGTCGCCCTGGCGCAGCTCGGCGCGCGGCCGGTGCTGGTCGCGGTGCGCGGCGACGACCGGGTCGGCGAGGAGCTGATCGAGCAGGCCCGCCGGGACGGGATCGACGTCGGTCACGTGATCTGCCGGCCGGGCACCGAGACCGGGTTGATCGTGGAGGCGCTCGACGCGTCCGGTGGCTGGCGTTACCTGCAGCACCTGCCGGACGGGGTGCTGCTCACCGAGGCCGACGTGGACGCGGCGGCGCCCACGCTGCGGTCGGCCGACGCCGTCCTGGTGCAGTTGCAGCAGCCCGGACCCGCCGCGCTCGCCGCTGCCCGGCACGCCCGCGCGGGCGGCGCGCTGGTGGTCCTGGACGGGGAGCTGCCCGAGGCCGAGCGCGACGAGCTGCTGAAACTCGCCGACGTGATCCGCGCCGACGAGCACGAGGCCGAGTCCCTCGGCGACGTGAGCGTCGAGGCGCCGGGCGGGACGGGAGCCGAGACGCTGGGCGGGACGGGCGGCCCGCTGCTGATGCTCGGGCGCTCGGACGGGAACCTGGTCCGGTGGGCGGACGGCGAGGAGTTCATCCCGCTCACCGACGAGAAGGTGGTGGACACCACGGGCGCCGGGGACGCGCTCACCGCGGCGCTAACCGTGGGCCTGCTGCGGGGGATGCCTCCGGTGGAGGCCGGCCGGTTCGCGGTGGCGGCGGCCGGCGCCACGGTGGGCCATCCGGGTGGACGCCCGGATCTCTCCCGGCTCAGGCGGGGGTGA
- a CDS encoding nuclear transport factor 2 family protein has protein sequence MTDIDEAEINKARFLEAFGRFAQGDTAVLFEILREDFVSHTPGAPAGRDAWIEFIKGSPIATAEIEIQHVLAEDQLVVMHYFLTAGEVREAVVDLWRFEEGLIVEHWSVTEMLTPA, from the coding sequence ATGACTGACATCGATGAGGCGGAGATCAACAAAGCGAGGTTCCTGGAGGCGTTCGGCCGGTTCGCGCAAGGCGACACCGCCGTCCTGTTCGAGATTCTGCGCGAGGATTTCGTCTCGCACACCCCGGGCGCGCCGGCCGGCCGGGACGCCTGGATCGAGTTCATCAAGGGCTCGCCGATCGCCACCGCGGAGATCGAGATCCAGCACGTGCTCGCGGAGGACCAGCTCGTCGTCATGCACTACTTCCTGACCGCCGGCGAGGTGCGCGAGGCGGTCGTGGACCTGTGGCGGTTCGAGGAGGGCCTGATCGTCGAGCACTGGTCGGTGACCGAGATGCTCACCCCCGCCTGA
- a CDS encoding DUF4360 domain-containing protein, whose amino-acid sequence MLNALTAGAMAVSSLTAPAAPPPTTEMVIDVVKTNGTGCPPGSAEVIVSPDNKAFTVSYSKFVAQVGPETAATDVRKNCQLLLNVLVPDGYTYAVAGVDYRGYANLQKGVTATESAFYYFQGESHTTEIKHELVGYLADEWQHSDRVPVESMSFLDCDNKRYLSVNTELKVDPANADRSVTNWVAMDSIDGDLETTYHVAWKRC is encoded by the coding sequence ATGCTGAACGCACTGACCGCAGGAGCCATGGCCGTGTCCTCGCTGACCGCGCCGGCCGCGCCCCCGCCCACCACCGAAATGGTGATCGACGTGGTGAAGACGAACGGCACCGGCTGCCCGCCGGGGAGCGCCGAAGTGATCGTGTCGCCGGACAACAAGGCGTTCACGGTCTCCTACAGCAAATTCGTCGCGCAGGTGGGCCCGGAGACCGCGGCCACCGACGTACGAAAGAATTGTCAGCTTCTCCTGAACGTGCTGGTGCCGGACGGTTACACCTACGCGGTGGCCGGCGTCGACTATCGCGGATATGCCAACCTGCAGAAGGGCGTGACCGCGACGGAAAGCGCGTTCTACTACTTCCAGGGCGAATCGCACACCACGGAGATCAAACACGAGCTGGTCGGTTACCTGGCGGACGAGTGGCAGCACAGCGACCGGGTCCCGGTGGAGTCGATGTCATTCCTCGACTGCGACAACAAACGGTATCTGAGCGTGAACACCGAACTCAAGGTCGACCCGGCGAACGCCGACCGGTCGGTCACCAACTGGGTCGCCATGGACTCCATCGACGGCGACCTGGAGACGACCTATCACGTTGCCTGGAAACGGTGCTGA